A genomic segment from Montipora foliosa isolate CH-2021 chromosome 9, ASM3666993v2, whole genome shotgun sequence encodes:
- the LOC137970706 gene encoding programmed cell death protein 6-like gives MAWNQHSGHPPGYNPAYAGQYNYGQPQGYQQQQQNPYGPPPPRSQYPPPGYPGGWGSRPAPPPGIDPVLWEWFQTVDQDKSGKITAEELRQALFNNNWSQFNPETCRLMVGMFDKDQSGTIDIYEFSALWKYIQQWKQCFDSFDRDRSGTIDANELQTAFTSFGYRLSPNFCNLCVRKFDRLNANTMKFDDFIQCCVMLKSLTDAFRKHDHQQNGTVTINYEQFLEMVLGHTLTGL, from the exons ATGGCTTGGAATCAGCATTCAGGACATCCACCGGGATATAACCCAGCTTAC GCTGGGCAGTATAATTATGGGCAGCCACAGGGataccaacaacaacaacagaatcCTTATGGACCTCCACCTCCTCGATCTCAGTACCCCCCTCCTGGTTACCCAGGTGGGTGGGGGAGTCGTCCTGCCCCTCCTCCAGGGATAGATCCTGTGCTTTGGGAGTGGTTTCAG ACAGTGGATCAAGATAAGAGTGGTAAAATTACTGCTGAGGAGTTACGTCAAGCCCTCTTCAACAACAACTGGTCACAGTTCAATCCTGAAACTTGTCGATTAATGGTTGGCATGTTTGACAAAGATCA ATCTGGCACAATTGATATCTATGAATTTTCTGCATTGTGGAAATACATACAACAGtggaaacaatgttttgacaG TTTTGATCGTGATCGATCAGGAACAATAGATGCCAATGAACTGCAAACAGCATTCACATCCTTTGGATACAGATT ATCACCAAACTTTTGCAATTTGTGTGTACGAAAATTTGATCGCCTGAATGCTAACACcatgaagtttgatgacttcaTTCAGTGCTGCGTTATGCTGAAATCATTAACAGATGCCTTTAGAAAACACGATCACCAACAGAATGGCACAGTCACCATCAACTATGAACAG TTTCTAGAAATGGTTCTTGGTCACACATTGACTGGTTTATAA
- the LOC137971498 gene encoding uncharacterized methyltransferase Mb3374-like — protein sequence MASVTDSNIGVREYTREYSTDVSLYEKGRPNYTKESVEFLLCRVGVLPSLGKEPTKLLEIAAGTGKFTRAMVEVLTLRKANVEIIASDRLLAMCEVLRRFLPETEIRQFPADNIDLPDEFISVIICAQAFHWFSDEKSVNEICRVLKPGGKFGMIWNHEDFSFSWVRALQDIVDPFVKQKDMPGDPRELQWMEILDKSGKFTPVERNTEFRTYLEGDIDKIVAVMMCFSAIYQSSEEDRRSTEAKVRDILTNHPDLQGTKVYKMPYVTDICWCAKK from the exons ATGGCGAGCGTCACGGACTCCAATATCGGTGTGCGTGAATATACTCGTGAATATTCGACTGATGTATCTCTGTACGAGAAAGGAAGGCCCAATTACACAAAAGAATCCGTAGAATTTCTGCTTTGTCGTGTAGGTGTATTACCCTCTCTCGGTAAAGAGCCAACAAAACTTCTCGAAATCGCTGCCGGAACTGGAAAATTTACTCGCGCAATGGTTGAAGTGTTGACATTGAGAAAAGCCAATGTGGAAATAATCGCTAGCGATCGTCTACTCGCAATGTGTGAGGTGCTACGACGCTTTCTTCCTGAAACTGAAATACGCCAATTTCCAGCAGATAACATCG ATCTTCCAGATGAATTCATCTCAGTGATCATATGTGCTCAAGCATTTCACTGGTTTTCCGATGAAAAGTCAGTGAATGAAATATGTCGTGTTCTTAAACCTGGTGGGAAATTTGGCATGATCTGGAATCATGAAgacttttcattttcttgggTGAGAGCTTTGCAGGACATTGTTGACCCATTTGTGAAACAGAAGGACATGCCAGGTGATCCCAGAGAACTTCAATGGATGGAAATTTTAGACAAATCTGGAAAATTTACTCCAGTGGAAAGAAACACTGAGTTTCGGACCTACTTGGAAGGTGACATTGATAAAATTGTGGCTGTAATGATGTGTTTTAGTGCGATTTATCAGAGCAGCGAGGAGGACAGAAGATCCACTGAAGCCAAGGTTAGAGACATTCTCACAAATCACCCTGATTTACAAGGAACAAAAGTCTATAAGATGCCTTATGTCACAGATATTTGTTGGTGTGCAAAGAAGTAA
- the LOC137970616 gene encoding dynactin subunit 5-like — protein MIGLAMEQKDMFYNKAEYIETASGNKVSRQSVLCGSQNIVLNGKTIIQSDCILRGDLANVRIGRQCVISKRSVIRPPFKKFSKGVAFFPLHIGDHVIIEEDCVVNAAQVGSFVHIGKNCVIGRRSVLKDCCAIADNTVLPPETVVPPFTMYSGSPGVFTSELPECMQELMTERTKDYYQHFLPIKDDK, from the exons ATGATAGGATTAGCGATGGAGCAGAAAGATATGTTTTACAATAAGGCGGAGTACATAGAAACC GCATCTGGAAATAAAGTGAGCCGCCAGTCTGTTTTGTGTGGAAGCCAAAACATAGTCTTAAACGGAAAG ACCATCATTCAGTCTGATTGCATTCTCCGTGGTGATCTAGCAAACGTGAGAATTGGACGACAGTGTGTGATTAGCAAAAGAAGTGTGATTCGGCCTCCATTTAAGAAATTTAGCAAAGG agtGGCGTTCTTTCCACTGCATATTGGAGATCATGTTATCATTGAGGAGGACTGTGTTGTCAATGCTGCCCAAGTTGGATCTTTTGTCCACATTGGAAAGAACTGTGTCATT GGTCGGCGAAGTGTTCTTAAAGACTGCTGCGCCATAGCAGATAATACGGTTCTTCCTCCCGAGACAGTTGTTCCACCATTCACAATGTATTCTGGATCTCCTG gTGTCTTCACTTCAGAATTACCTGAGTGTATGCAGGAATTAATGACAGAACGAACAAAAGACTACTATCAGCATTTTCTTCCAATTAAAGATGACAAATAA